In a genomic window of Nyctibius grandis isolate bNycGra1 chromosome 4, bNycGra1.pri, whole genome shotgun sequence:
- the FOS gene encoding protein c-Fos, producing the protein MMYQGFAGEYEAPSSRCSSASPAGDSLTYYPSPADSFSSMGSPVNPQDFCTDLAVSSASFVPTVTAISTSPDLQWLVQPTLSSSVAPSQSRGHPYGVSAPAPAAYSRPAVLKAPGGRGQSIGRRGKVEQLSPEEEEKRRIRRERNKMAAAKCRNRRRELTDTLQAETDQLEEEKSALQAEIANLLKEKEKLEFILAAHRPACKMPEELRFSEELAAATALDLGTPSPTVTEEAAFALPLMAEAPPAVPPKETGGGGLELKAEPFDELLFSTGPREASRSVPDMDLPGASSFYASDWESLGAGTSAELEPLCTPVVTCTPCPSTYTSTFVFTYPEADAFPSCAAAHRKGSSSNEPSSDSLSSPTLLAL; encoded by the exons ATGATGTACCAGGGCTTCGCCGGAGAGTACGAGGCGCCCTCCTCTCGCTGCAGCAGCGCTTCCCCGGCCGGGGACAGCCTCACCTACTATCCCTCCCCGGCGGACTCCTTCTCTAGCATGGGCTCGCCCGTCAACCCGCAG GACTTCTGCACGGACCTGGCCGTCTCCAGCGCCAGCTTCGTGCCCACGGTGACGGCCATCTCCACCAGCCCCGACCTGCAGTGGCTGGTGCAGCCCACCCTCAGCTCGTCGGTGGCCCCCTCCCAGAGCCGCGGGCACCCCTACGGCGTGTCggcgcccgcccccgccgcctaCTCCCGCCCCGCAGTGCTGAAGGCGCCGGGCGGCCGCGGGCAGAGCATCGGCCGCAGGGGCAAAGTCGAGCAG CTGTccccggaggaggaggagaagagaaggatccGCCGGGAAAGGAACAAGATGGCAGCGGCCAAGTGCCGCAACCGGCGGCGGGAGCTCACTGACACCCTGCAGGCG GAGACCGaccagctggaggaggagaagtcTGCACTGCAGGCAGAGATAGCAAACctgctgaaggagaaggagaagctgGAGTTCATCCTGGCGGCGCACCGGCCTGCCTGCAAGATGCCCGAGGAGCTGCGCTTCTCCGAGGAGCTGGCGGCTGCCACTGCGCTGGAcctgggcacccccagccccacggtgACCGAGGAAGCTGCCTTTGCCCTGCCGCTGATGGCTGAGGCGCCGCCGGCCGTGCCGCCCAAGGAgaccggcggcggcgggctggAGCTCAAGGCTGAGCCCTTCGATGAGCTGCTTTTCTCCACGGGGCCACGGGAGGCCTCTCGCTCCGTGCCCGACATGGACCTGCCCGGGGCCTCCTCATTCTACGCGTCAGACTGGGAGTCGCTGGGCGCCGGGACCAGCGCTgagctggagcccctctgcacCCCTGTGGTGACCTGCACCCCGTGCCCCAGCACCTACACGTCCACCTTCGTCTTCACCTACCCCGAGGCGGACGCCTTCCCCAGCTGCGCTGCTGCGCACCggaagggcagcagcagcaatgagcCCTCGTCCGACTCCCTCAGCTCCCCCACCCTCCTGGCCTTGTGA